A region of the Exiguobacterium aurantiacum DSM 6208 genome:
ATGCCATCAAATAAGCGACGCGGTGCGTCAAGACACGTGTTTTCCCTGACCCGGCCCCTGCCATGATGAGCAGTGGGCCGTCCGTATATTTGACTGCCTCCGCTTGTGGAGGGTTCATGCCTTTGACCAATTCTTCACTCAAGTTATACATAATCGTTTCCTTTCTTCGTTCCAAACGTTTGTTCTTATTTTATCGGAGTGCCGCTACAGTCGCAAGCGCTCCGTCGAGATTCTCGTAAATGACGTTTCCGACGACGATCGTATCGACGTGCGCAGCCATCTTCATCGCTGCTTCCGCCCCGTCGATCCCGCCTCCATAAAACAAATGGGCGTCTGGGACGGCGAGGCGCACTTCTTTGACGACGTCCGGCGAGCCGAACGTGCCGCTATATTCAAGGTAAAGGGATGGCAGACGGAACAGGTGGTGGCCGGTCTCGGCGTAAGCGACAACTTGCTCGAGAGAGAGCTCGGTTCGCGCCTCGGTCACCTCGGCGACTTTCGCCGCCCCATTCAAAACGATGTACCCTTGCCCGGTCACGTGACGTGCTTCAAACAAATGCCCGTGGCGTTCGAATGCCCGGACTTGATGACCGACCACCCAGTCGACCGTCCCGGCGTTCAACACGGTCGGGATGAAGTAATGGTCAAACCCTCGTATCGTCTGATCCGGGTGACTCAACTCAAGTGCGACCGGGATGCCACATCCGTTCAGCCGATTGAACAACGTGAACGTGTTCTCGGCATCGATGCCGTCCGTACCGCCGATG
Encoded here:
- the pcrB gene encoding heptaprenylglyceryl phosphate synthase, which produces MEGLRMDFHAWRHVFKLDPNKRLEDEALSALIQSGTDAFLIGGTDGIDAENTFTLFNRLNGCGIPVALELSHPDQTIRGFDHYFIPTVLNAGTVDWVVGHQVRAFERHGHLFEARHVTGQGYIVLNGAAKVAEVTEARTELSLEQVVAYAETGHHLFRLPSLYLEYSGTFGSPDVVKEVRLAVPDAHLFYGGGIDGAEAAMKMAAHVDTIVVGNVIYENLDGALATVAALR